CTGGATGGCGTCGTAGAGCTCCGGCGGGCGGAGACAGCCGGTGAGGACCATCGCGAGCGCGCCGCCGAGCGCCGAGATGACGATGTGAATCGGGGTCAGCGCCGCGACGCCGACGACGGCGGCGACGATGCCGACCGCGACGGGAATCTTCGACCGGCGGAAGTCCGGCCGTTCGACCTCTTGGGCGACAATGAAGTCATTGTTGCGATTGAGTCGGTCGACGCTGTCAGGGGTGGCCTGCACCAGCAGCGTATCGCCGATGCGGAGTTTGACGTGGTCCATCCGCTGGCGGTACAGCTCCTGCCCGTGGCGAAGCGCCAGCACGGTCGCATCGTAGCGCTGGCGGAAGTTCGTGGAGACGAGCGTCTCGCCGATGAGCGAGGAACCGGGGGCGACGACAACTTCGACGAGATTCTTGCGCTCCGTTGCGGTTTCCAGTTCTGCCTCATCGACCTCGACATCGGGAATTACGTCCAGCCCCTCGACGTCGAGGAGGTCGACGAGCGTGTCCCGATCCGTCCGGATGGCAAAGACGTCGCCGGCCCGAATGGACTTCTGGCCGAACGGTTCGAGAAACGTGCGTTTCTCCCGGACCAACTGGACGATGTCCACGTCGAACTCCGAGACCCTGAGCGCCTCCTCGACAGTCTGCCCGATGAGCGGGGAGTCCTCGCGGACGACAACCTCGGTCAGATACTCACCCATCTCGAACTCCTCAGTGAGGTCTTCTTCGGCCGGGATGCGCGACGGAACCAAGTAGCGCCCGATGGTAAGCAGGTAGATCGTCCCGACGATGGTCACAATGATCCCGAGCTGCGTGAACTCGAACATACTGAACGGGCGGCCGATCAGCTCGGCTGACAGCTGCGAGGCGAGGATATTCGTCGAGGTGCCGATGAGCGTCAGCATACCGCCGAACATCGAGGCGTAGGACAGTGGCAGGAGCAGTTTCGACGGCGAGAGCTTGCCCTTGTGCGCGATATCGGAGACCATCGGCAGGAGGATGGCGACAGCGGCAGTGTTGTTGATGAACCCGGAGATAGGTGCGACCAGCCCGACGGTCGCACCGAGCTGTCTCGTCTCGCTGTCCCCGGTGAGCGAGGCGATTTTCGCGCCGAGAATCTGGACGATGCCGGTCCGCTGGACGCCGTCAGAGAGAATGAACATCGCAAGCACCGTTATCGTCGCCGTCGAGGCAAAGCCCGAGAGTCCGCGGTCCAGCGGCGATATTCCGTCGCCGGCCCGGTGTAACACGTACACCGGCTCGGCGAGCAGCCCGACATCAGCCGCGAGCGTCGTCACCGGCTCGGCCAGCATCAGCGCGACCATGACGGCGATAGCAGTCACATCGACTGGCAGCGCCTCCGTCGCAAACAGCACCAGCGCGGCGACGATGACCGCGAACACGAACAACATCCCCGGCGTGACAGGTGGCAGCGACACGTCTGACCCCTGCGCCGCCAGTGACAAAAGGATGGGTCGTTTGCGAGCGGTAGCATCCGCTCACAACCCGGACCGGCGGCCGACGTTTATGACCGTGGGGGCCGAACGAACAGCAATGAGCCTTTTCAACGATCTCGGCCGAAAAGTCGAGGAGCTGAAACAGGAGGTCGGGAACGCGACCGACGACGAAGCCACTCACCGGTGTATCGAGTGTGACACGCTCCTCTACACGGACCACGACGAGTGTCCCGAATGTGGGAGCGCGTCGGTCATACCCATATCTGACTAGCAACAGCGAGAAGACGACTGACCGGAGTCGTATCACTCACCGCGCCGGCCCGTCGCGGCCGAGATCTTCGAGCAGGGCGTCGTAGCTCCGCCCGAACACTGCCTGCTTTCTGAGCGATGTCATTGCGACTTCGAAGACGGGGACGGCGAACTGTCCGTCCGGTCCGCCGACGACGACGGCCGCTTCGTGATTCGTCTCGTCGGTCCAGTCGCCGTCGAGGTGCCGGACGAGCACCTCGCCGAAGTAGCCGCCGAGTTCCCGCACGACGCTGGTGAACGCGCGGTCGTCGAACGATGCATCACTCTCGAACGTCGTCTCGGCGAAGCGTTCGTCGTCCCACTCCGCGTCGACTAGATCGTCGAGGCGCGAAAGGGAGGCCGGCGCGAAATCGAGGTCGTGTTCGCCCCAGAAGTCGGCGAACTCGACGGCGGTATCGGCGTGTTCCGCGCGGACTGTTCCGGACTCCCACGGGCGAGCCACCGTGCTGGCGGTCGAGTCGCCGTCACTGGGAACGGCTGGCTCACTCTCGTCGGTGGCCGTCTCGTCAGCTGGTACGTCCTGTGACGCCGCGCGTTCGCTGGTGTCGGTCGCCTCGACATCGTCGGTAAGAGAGGGTCCGGGAGTCCCAGTTGTCTCGTTGGTCCCCTCCTCGTCGGCAGTATCTGTCGGTGGTTCGCCACTGTCAGTTTCGGGAGCCGCCGTCACATCTGGAGCGGTGTCTGACGACGCATCCGGTGAGTTCTCGCTGCTCGATTCGTCGTCCAGCGAGCGCTCGGCTGCTCCGTCGTCGGCTGTGTCGGTTGCCGCTTCGGCAGCGGTCGTGTCAGCTGCCGCCACCGCGGACGCGTCGACAGCCGATTCCGCCGGAGGTGTCTCGGCCGCTGGCGCTTCGTCCGAGGGGGGCGCTGTAGCACTGTCGGACGCCGGCTCGGCCTCGTCGATGTACGCAGACACCTCGTCAGCCGTGACCGTATCAGCAGCGTCGGTCGTGTCGACATCCGGCCCGTTCTCCGAGGCATCGAATGTTGGTTCCTCTGTCGGTGTTTCGAGTGGTGGCTGCGCATCGGCGATATCGGCAGCCGACTGCTCGGCGGTGGTCTCAGTTGTCGACTCCCCGTCACGTGAACCGACCGTCGATTCATCGCCAGCGGTTGCAGCGGCTGGTGGCTCGCTGCCGGCATCGTCTGACGCTGAATCTGTCCTCTCGGTGTTCGCGTCCCCGCCGATATCGGAAACCGGGCTGTCGGCGTCGTCGTCGTCCGAGCGAGCCTCGGTCTCTGGCTTATCAGCGGTCTCACTGACGACGGGTGTAGGGTCGGCGTCATCCGACCGGTCGTCGTCTTCCGACTCGGCTTCGACTCGCCGGACGACACGGGTCGGTTCCGTCTCGATTGCTCGAGACGGATCGGAAGCAGTGGTGTCGGTGGCACCTCCCGCGTCTGGTTCCCCTGTCGCCGTCGGTTCGGGAGGCACGTCGCGTTCGTCCGCCTGTCCGTCGTCGACGCGGCCGACGACTCGCGTCGGTTCGGAGACGACACTGTCGGCGGCGGGGTCGCCTGCATCCGGACCCGCTCGCTCGTCGTCGTCAGTCGCCCGTGCGGTATCGAGCGCAAGTTCGGATTCCAGACGGGTCACGACAGCCGCAAACACCGACTCGTCGCCAAACGAGCGGGCGGCCACGTCGAACACCGCGACGGCCACCTCGTCGTCCGGGCCGGCGACGGTAACGCCCCACCGGCCGTCAGACTGGACCCACTCGCCGTCGTACGCCCGCACGAGGAGTTCGCCGAGATAGCTCCCGAACCGAACCGTGTTCGCGGTGTAGGTCGTCACGCCTGCGGCGTCACCGACGGTCTCGCCGCCGTAGCTCTCCTCGATTGCCGTATCGAGGCGCACGAGCGCAGCGGGGTCGAACGTCAGCGGGTCCGCGCCGTCGACGACACGCTCGGCGTACTCACGGAAGGTCGTCTGATCGAGCGTCGACGTATCCAGAAGGTCCGGCCCATCGTCGGACGGCGGGTCACCCCCGGCCGTCCGCTCATCCCCGTCGGTCGATGAGTCATCACCACCGACGGCGCGACGGATCGTATCGAACAGGCCCATGGACACCGGAAGTACGTGCCGCTACAAGAATCTGTGCCCCGAGCTGATAGACGAGAGATAGGTCCGGCTAGTGCTCGTCGCGCAGTTCCATGTCGGCGACGATCTCGTAGGGATGCTGTCCCTTGCGGATGCCGTCGAGCAACTGGAATGATTCGTCCGGCGCGAGGAAGTGCCGGGTGACGGCCCGGCCCAGCGGCGTCGGAGCGAGGCCGTCGATGAACTCGTACTCGAGCAGCTTCCCCAGCGCGTGCTTGGTCGGCACCTCCCCGACCATCCGGTCGTTGAGCCGCTTGGCCTCCTTGCCAGCGACGGTGACGTTCGCAAGCGTCTCCTCGACGGCCGACCCCTCGTCGTAGCGGGTGATGACCGGCTCCATCTCGCCTTTCAACAGCTTGAACGCCACCTCGTCCTCAGTCATCTCCATGCTGTTGTGGTACGAACAGTCGGGTTCGACCAGCATGTAGACGGTGCCCTTGTCGTGGTAGTCCGGGCGACCCGCGCGGCCGAGCATCTGGCTGAACTCTTGGACGGTGAGCCATTCGATACCCATCGCCAGCGAGTCGAAGATGACCTGCGAGGCCGGGAAGTCGACCCCCGCCGCGAGCGCCGCCGTCGTGACGACCGCCGCGAGGTCCTGATCAGCGAACTGCCGTTCGACTCGCTGGCGCTTCCGGTTGTCCAGCCCGGCGTGGTACGGCGCGGAACTGTACTCCAGTTTCCGTGAAATCTGGTGACAGCGCCGCCGGGAGTTCGTGAAGATGATTGTCTGGCCGCGATAGCCCTTACTGGATTTGTTGTCGAAGGCCCGCTTGACGAGCTTCTTTTCCGTCTCGATTTTCTCGCGGCCGTCGGCGAACGTGACGTGGCGCTCGATGGGGACCGGCCGTTCCTCGAACTCGATGAGCGTCGCCCGGAGCTGGTCGGCCAGCTGGCCGGGGTTGCCGACCGTCGCCGAGAGGTAAATCCACTGCGTGTCGCCGCTATCGGGTGAACCTCCGGATTCACAGTAGTACTTGAGCCGCGAAATCAGGCCGTCCAGCCGGTGGCCCCGCTCGTCTTCGCCGAGCGTGTGCACCTCGTCGATGACGACGGTGCCGACGGTGCCGAGGTCCTTGCCGGTCCGGAGCGCGTGGTCGATTCCCTCGTAGGTCCCCACGATGACATCGGCCTCGGGGTCGAAGCGACCGCCCTCGTCGGCGATGCGACTTGCGCCAACGCGGAGCGACACGTCGACCATGTCGCCATAGCGGTCCTGAAACTGCTCGTATTTCTGGTTCGCAAGCGCGACCAGCGGGACGAGAAACAGCATTGTTCCCTTGTTGTTCAGGACGCGGTCGATGCCGGCCATCTCACCGATGAGCGTCTTCCCCGTCGCCGTCGCGCTCACGACGAGCTGGTCGCGGCCCTCTGTTGCGCCGTGCTCGACGGCGAGGCTCTGGACCGGCAACAGCGTGTCGAACCGGGATTCGAGGTGCTCTTGCATCCCCGGGTGAAGGTCCAGCGAGTCGACGCGGACGGGATCGACCTCGTCGACAGTCGCCGATATCTCGTCGAACTTCGTCAGATCCGGGTCCAGCTGGCCGGACAGGAGGTTCGTCACGCGGTCGAGGTCCTGTACTTCGAGCAGCAGCTCTTCGAGCCGGTCCCGGGCGTCGCCGCTAATATTGCCTTTGAACGCGAGTTCGCGGTCGAGCTGCTGGCGAGCGCACTCCGGACAGATGGTCTCGTCGTCGGTCTCGATTGCCGTTTCGCTCGTAATCGGCGAATAGCGGCCGTCGGAGGCACACAGCCGGCAGGTCCGGACGACCTTGGCCTCGATCTGGTACGCGTCGAGCATTTCACGGACGCGCTCGCGTGCGAGCGGCGCGGTCTGTTCTGAGATGCGAATGCGGGCCGCACGGCGGGCGAGGTCGACGAACTGGTCGGGCGAGCGAAGCTCCTCGCTGGTCCCGTCCTTGACTCGGAGGCGGCGTGGGCGGGGGCCGGCGTCGGTCTCTTTCAGTTCGAGGATGCCGTGGAAGAGCCGCTCGCCGTCCCGGTGGGCGGCGACGCGGAACTCCTCGCCGTGTTCGTGGAGGAACAGCGTCTCTACCTGTGCGGCCTGCTGTGACACAGTCGTCTAGAGGCGACTGCGCTACTTGAGCGGTTCGGACTAGGTGTGAGTGTTGCTGGTGTTGTGACGGCTTGTTTGCCAGCCAGAAAGTCCGCTGGTAGTCACTTCTGGAGCTTGATTTCGTCGTCGCCGGCGGGAACCGCACAGAGGAACGCGCCCGGCTCGTCCCCCTCGTTGCGATACCAGTGGACAGCGCCGGCGGGGATGTGGAGGCTGTCGCCGGCTTCGACCTCGGACTCTTCGCCCTCGATGCCGACGGTGTAGCTTCCCGAGAGGACGTACTGCTCGTGTTCGATTTCGTTGGTGTGTTTCGGCACGCTACCACCGGGGGCGAGGGTGAAGCGACGGATTGCGAGAGTCCCGCCGCCGTTCTCCTCGCCAATGAGGACGCCCTTCTCCAGCCCGTCGGCTGCGTCGACGGCGTCGTACTCGATGTCCGCGGCCCGGCGAATCAGTGGCTCGCTCATATACGGTCTATCGCGGGCTCGGCGCAAAGGCGTACCGACAGCGGCGACGGCAACAGTCCCGCCAAGGGGGCTTAAGACCATCCCGCGTCAACCTCCCGATATGCGCCGGTTTCGCATCGGAAGCGCGTTCGGAATCCCGATCCAGTTGGACCTGACGTTTCTCCTCGTGCTACCCCTGTTCGCCTGGATTATCGGGACACAGATCGAGCAGACGACCGAGCTGTTGAACAGGACGCTAAACGCCGGTTTGGACGTGGCTGTTCTCACCGACGGCGGGCTCGTGTGGGTACTCGGGATCGGTGCGGCCGTCGGCCTGTTTACCGGCGTCGTCCTCCACGAACTCGGGCACTCCCTCGTTGCCATCCGCTATGGCTTCCCCATCGACTCCATCACGCTCTGGCTGTTCGGCGGTATCGCACAGCTCAGCGAGATGCCCGAAGACTGGAAGCAAGAGCTGGTCATCGCCATCGCCGGCCCGATTGTCAGCGTCGCCGTCGGCGTTGTCTGTTACGTCGCGTTCCAGATTCTCCCAAGCGGGGCGGCGACAGCTATCGAATCAGCGCGGTTCATCCTCGGCTATCTCGCCCTGATGAACATCGCGCTGGCGGCGTTCAACATGCTTCCGGGCTTCCCGATGGACGGGGGCCGCGTCCTGCGCGCGCTGCTTGCTCGCCGGCGAACGTACGCCAGAGCGACGACCATCGCCGCCGAAGTCGGGAAGGTGTTCGCCGTCTTCCTCGGCCTCTATGGCATCTTCGTCCTCGGAAACATCTTCCTCGCCGGCCTCGCCTTCTTCATCTACATCGGCGCGGCGGGCGAATCCCGCCAGACCTCGATGCGGGCCGCGTTCGAAGGCGTCACCGTCGCAGACGTGATGACGCCGGCAGACCGCGTAACGACGGTCCCCGAGGATATGTCCGTCCGCGAACTCATCCAGACGATGTTCAGGGAGCGCCACACCGGCTACCCCGTTGAGCGCGACGGCGAGGTCGTCGGCCTCGTGGCACTCGAAGACGCCCGCGCCGTGCAGGAGGTCGAGCGGGACGCGTACACCGTCGGCGACGTGATGACGGCGGAGATTATCACAATCAGTCCAGATACCGACGTGATGGACGCACTGACCTCACTTCAGCAGAACTCCGTCGGCCGCCTGCTCGTCACTGACGAAGACGACGCCTTCGAGGGGCTCCTGACACGGTCTGATATCATGACGGCACTCTCGATTATCAAATCCAGCAGCGACTACACCGCCATCGGCGAGTCGGAGACCGAGACTGTCCGACCAGAATCGAAAATAGAACGGTAGCGGTCACTCGTCGGCGAGGGACGACATCGCTTCCTCATCTGAGACCTGCTCGAACTGCTCGTAGTACTGGCCGACGGCCCGGAAATCCGACGGCATCTCCAGACAGACGACCTCGTCGACCAGCGCTTTGAGCTCCGAAATCGCCCGCGGCGAACCGACCGGAACCGCGAGCACGAGTCGTTCGGGATCTGCCTGTCGGATCTGCTCGATGCAGGCCCGCACCGTCGCGCCCGTCGCCACGCCGTCGTCGACGAGACAGACTCG
The Haloarcula sp. CBA1129 genome window above contains:
- a CDS encoding DEAD/DEAH box helicase encodes the protein MSQQAAQVETLFLHEHGEEFRVAAHRDGERLFHGILELKETDAGPRPRRLRVKDGTSEELRSPDQFVDLARRAARIRISEQTAPLARERVREMLDAYQIEAKVVRTCRLCASDGRYSPITSETAIETDDETICPECARQQLDRELAFKGNISGDARDRLEELLLEVQDLDRVTNLLSGQLDPDLTKFDEISATVDEVDPVRVDSLDLHPGMQEHLESRFDTLLPVQSLAVEHGATEGRDQLVVSATATGKTLIGEMAGIDRVLNNKGTMLFLVPLVALANQKYEQFQDRYGDMVDVSLRVGASRIADEGGRFDPEADVIVGTYEGIDHALRTGKDLGTVGTVVIDEVHTLGEDERGHRLDGLISRLKYYCESGGSPDSGDTQWIYLSATVGNPGQLADQLRATLIEFEERPVPIERHVTFADGREKIETEKKLVKRAFDNKSSKGYRGQTIIFTNSRRRCHQISRKLEYSSAPYHAGLDNRKRQRVERQFADQDLAAVVTTAALAAGVDFPASQVIFDSLAMGIEWLTVQEFSQMLGRAGRPDYHDKGTVYMLVEPDCSYHNSMEMTEDEVAFKLLKGEMEPVITRYDEGSAVEETLANVTVAGKEAKRLNDRMVGEVPTKHALGKLLEYEFIDGLAPTPLGRAVTRHFLAPDESFQLLDGIRKGQHPYEIVADMELRDEH
- a CDS encoding cupin domain-containing protein, which encodes MSEPLIRRAADIEYDAVDAADGLEKGVLIGEENGGGTLAIRRFTLAPGGSVPKHTNEIEHEQYVLSGSYTVGIEGEESEVEAGDSLHIPAGAVHWYRNEGDEPGAFLCAVPAGDDEIKLQK
- a CDS encoding site-2 protease family protein: MRRFRIGSAFGIPIQLDLTFLLVLPLFAWIIGTQIEQTTELLNRTLNAGLDVAVLTDGGLVWVLGIGAAVGLFTGVVLHELGHSLVAIRYGFPIDSITLWLFGGIAQLSEMPEDWKQELVIAIAGPIVSVAVGVVCYVAFQILPSGAATAIESARFILGYLALMNIALAAFNMLPGFPMDGGRVLRALLARRRTYARATTIAAEVGKVFAVFLGLYGIFVLGNIFLAGLAFFIYIGAAGESRQTSMRAAFEGVTVADVMTPADRVTTVPEDMSVRELIQTMFRERHTGYPVERDGEVVGLVALEDARAVQEVERDAYTVGDVMTAEIITISPDTDVMDALTSLQQNSVGRLLVTDEDDAFEGLLTRSDIMTALSIIKSSSDYTAIGESETETVRPESKIER
- a CDS encoding SLC13 family permease, which translates into the protein MLFVFAVIVAALVLFATEALPVDVTAIAVMVALMLAEPVTTLAADVGLLAEPVYVLHRAGDGISPLDRGLSGFASTATITVLAMFILSDGVQRTGIVQILGAKIASLTGDSETRQLGATVGLVAPISGFINNTAAVAILLPMVSDIAHKGKLSPSKLLLPLSYASMFGGMLTLIGTSTNILASQLSAELIGRPFSMFEFTQLGIIVTIVGTIYLLTIGRYLVPSRIPAEEDLTEEFEMGEYLTEVVVREDSPLIGQTVEEALRVSEFDVDIVQLVREKRTFLEPFGQKSIRAGDVFAIRTDRDTLVDLLDVEGLDVIPDVEVDEAELETATERKNLVEVVVAPGSSLIGETLVSTNFRQRYDATVLALRHGQELYRQRMDHVKLRIGDTLLVQATPDSVDRLNRNNDFIVAQEVERPDFRRSKIPVAVGIVAAVVGVAALTPIHIVISALGGALAMVLTGCLRPPELYDAIQWDVIFLLAGVIPLGIALQETGGADLLAELFVLGAGSVLTAGGGLAVVLGLMYIVTALLTNIISNNASVVLMIPVAIETAQQLNANAFAFVLAVTFAASTAFMTPVGYQTNLLVYGPGGYRFTDYLKAGAPLQAVFAVVTTLGIAYFWGLAPA